A genome region from Stenotrophomonas maltophilia includes the following:
- a CDS encoding catalase, whose protein sequence is MSQSDNNNAKCPYHTAPSPEQGAEQQRELSTTPRQKHGDDPVTPMTTAFGAPVVDNQNSKTAGPRGPLLMEDVWLLEKLANLNREIIPERRMHAKGSGAFGTFTVTHDISKYTRAKLFEKVGKQTEMFARFTTVAGERGAADAERDIRGFALKFYTEEGNWDLVGNNTPVFFLRDPRKFADLNKAVKRDPHTNLRSARNNWDFWTLLPEALLQVTVVMSDRGIPRSFRHMHGFGSHTYSFTNADSERFWVKFHFVSQQGIESLTDAQAQILVGHDRESHGRDLFAAIEKGDFPKWKLFIQVMPELEAETYRVHPFDLTKVWPKSDYPLIEVGQFELNRNPVNWYQDVEQSAFAPSNLVPGIGPSPDKMLQARLFAYSDAQRYRLGVNHHQIPVNAARCPVHSNHRDGAMRVDGNYGGLPHYEPNSYGQWQEQPQYREPPMKIRGDADFWNFREDDADYFSQPGALFRSYNQAQKDRLFANTARALGDAPDFIKQRHIDNCSKADPAYGAGVAAALKALASQPSDPFKPAQPETDFPAATPGAEDIEL, encoded by the coding sequence ATGAGCCAGTCCGACAACAACAACGCCAAGTGCCCGTATCACACCGCCCCGTCGCCGGAGCAGGGCGCCGAGCAGCAGCGCGAGCTGAGCACCACGCCCAGGCAGAAGCATGGCGATGACCCGGTCACGCCGATGACCACGGCCTTCGGCGCACCGGTGGTGGACAACCAGAACAGCAAGACCGCCGGCCCGCGCGGCCCGCTGCTGATGGAAGACGTGTGGCTGCTGGAGAAGCTGGCCAACCTCAACCGCGAGATCATTCCCGAGCGCCGCATGCACGCCAAGGGCTCAGGCGCGTTCGGTACCTTCACCGTCACCCACGACATCAGCAAGTACACCCGCGCCAAGCTGTTCGAGAAGGTCGGCAAGCAGACCGAGATGTTCGCCCGCTTCACCACCGTGGCCGGTGAGCGTGGCGCCGCCGACGCCGAGCGCGACATCCGCGGCTTCGCACTGAAGTTCTACACCGAAGAAGGCAACTGGGACCTGGTCGGCAACAACACCCCTGTGTTCTTCCTGCGCGACCCGCGCAAGTTCGCCGACCTCAACAAGGCGGTCAAGCGCGACCCGCACACCAACCTGCGCAGCGCGCGAAACAACTGGGATTTCTGGACGCTGCTGCCCGAAGCCCTGCTGCAGGTGACCGTGGTGATGAGCGACCGCGGCATCCCGCGCAGCTTCCGCCACATGCACGGTTTCGGCTCTCACACCTACAGCTTCACCAATGCTGACAGCGAACGCTTCTGGGTGAAGTTCCACTTCGTCAGCCAGCAGGGCATCGAATCGCTGACCGACGCGCAGGCGCAGATCCTGGTCGGCCATGACCGCGAAAGCCACGGCCGCGACCTGTTCGCCGCGATCGAGAAGGGCGATTTCCCGAAGTGGAAGCTGTTCATCCAGGTCATGCCGGAGCTGGAGGCGGAAACCTATCGCGTGCATCCCTTCGACCTGACCAAGGTGTGGCCGAAGAGCGACTACCCGCTGATCGAAGTGGGCCAGTTCGAACTGAACCGCAACCCGGTCAACTGGTATCAGGACGTGGAGCAGTCGGCATTCGCACCGAGCAACCTGGTGCCGGGCATCGGCCCGTCGCCGGACAAGATGCTGCAGGCGCGCCTGTTCGCCTATTCCGATGCGCAGCGCTACCGCCTGGGTGTGAACCACCACCAGATTCCGGTGAACGCCGCACGCTGCCCGGTGCACAGCAACCACCGTGACGGTGCGATGCGCGTGGACGGCAACTACGGTGGCCTGCCGCACTACGAGCCGAACAGCTACGGCCAGTGGCAGGAACAGCCGCAGTACCGCGAGCCGCCGATGAAGATCCGCGGCGACGCCGACTTCTGGAATTTCCGTGAAGACGACGCCGACTACTTCAGCCAGCCCGGTGCCCTGTTCCGCAGCTACAACCAGGCCCAGAAGGACCGCCTGTTCGCCAACACCGCCCGCGCCCTGGGCGATGCGCCGGACTTCATCAAGCAGCGCCATATCGACAACTGCAGCAAGGCCGACCCGGCCTACGGCGCCGGTGTGGCCGCGGCCCTGAAGGCGCTGGCCAGCCAGCCGTCGGATCCGTTCAAGCCGGCGCAGCCGGAAACCGACTTCCCGGCCGCCACCCCGGGCGCGGAAGACATCGAGCTCTGA
- a CDS encoding RNA-binding S4 domain-containing protein, giving the protein MHELSPLSPSVRLDIWLWAARFFRTRSLAKQAIETGKVSVAGQRPKSSRAVRVGEQLQVDRGEEHFEIQVLGLSDQRGPAPAAQQLYAESEASKARRAEQRALRIAARDGFQPPEHKPDKRARRLIRALGDLDAL; this is encoded by the coding sequence ATGCATGAACTTTCCCCGCTGTCGCCCAGTGTCCGCCTGGACATCTGGCTGTGGGCGGCCCGTTTCTTCAGGACCCGCAGCCTGGCCAAGCAGGCCATCGAAACCGGCAAGGTCAGCGTCGCCGGCCAGCGTCCGAAATCCTCGCGCGCGGTGCGCGTGGGCGAGCAGCTGCAGGTGGATCGTGGCGAGGAGCATTTCGAGATCCAGGTGCTGGGCCTGAGCGATCAGCGCGGGCCGGCCCCGGCGGCGCAGCAGCTGTATGCCGAGAGCGAGGCCTCGAAGGCGCGTCGTGCCGAGCAGCGTGCGCTGCGCATCGCCGCACGCGACGGGTTCCAGCCGCCGGAGCACAAGCCTGACAAGCGCGCACGTCGGTTGATCCGCGCGCTGGGTGACCTGGACGCGCTTTGA
- the mutS gene encoding DNA mismatch repair protein MutS yields the protein MKQFFAAKSDYPDLLLFFRMGDFYELFYDDARKAARLLDITLTQRGSSGGAPIPMAGVPVHAYEGYLARLVALGESVAICEQIGDPALAKGLVERKVVRIVTPGTVTDEALLDERRDTLLMALSRSKQGYGLAWADLAGGRFLVNEVETDDALEAELARLEPAELLVPDEENWPEFLRQRTGVRRRAPWLFDADSGRRQLLNFFKLHDLSGFGIDDKPRATAAAGALLGYVEETQKQRLPHLTSIAMETAGEAIAMNAATRRHLELDTRVDGDTRNTLLGVLDSTVTPMGGRLLRRWLHRPLRLREVLVQRHHAVETLIDRGSDADIREQFRRLGDLERILTRVALRSARPRDFSTLRDGLGLLPAVREVLAPLDSPRLQALHAALGEHDECAHLLASAIADMPPLKLSDGGVLADGFDEELDELRRLSTHADQFLVDLEQRERESSGIATLKVGYNRVHGYYIEISKGQSDRAPVHYTRRQTLTNAERYITEELKAFEDKVLSARDRSLSREKYLYEQLLDTLGGQLEPLKQCAAALSELDVLAAFAERAQALDWSRPELQAEPCLKIERGRHPVVEAVREQPFEPNDLDLHPDRRMLVITGPNMGGKSTYMRQSALIVLLAHIGSFVPASRALIGPIDRILTRIGAGDDLARGQSTFMVEMAETSYILHHATAHSLVLMDEIGRGTSTYDGLALADAVARHLAYQNRCYTLFATHYFELTALADEQHEGGRSGIANVHLDAVEHGEALVFMHAVKDGPANRSFGLQVAALAGLPRATVAQARRRLAELEQRGGESHAAELAPHALDAPQQFGLFAAPTSKAQEALAAIDPDELTPKQALEALYRLKALL from the coding sequence ATGAAGCAGTTCTTCGCAGCCAAGTCCGACTATCCGGACCTGCTGCTGTTCTTCCGCATGGGCGACTTCTACGAGCTGTTCTACGACGACGCCCGCAAGGCCGCACGCCTGCTCGACATCACCCTGACCCAGCGCGGCAGCTCCGGCGGCGCGCCGATCCCGATGGCCGGCGTGCCGGTGCATGCCTACGAGGGCTACCTGGCCCGGCTGGTGGCGCTGGGCGAATCGGTGGCGATCTGCGAACAGATCGGCGACCCGGCGCTGGCCAAGGGCCTGGTCGAACGCAAGGTGGTGCGCATCGTCACCCCCGGCACCGTCACCGACGAGGCATTGCTGGACGAGCGCCGCGACACCCTGCTGATGGCGTTGTCGCGCAGCAAGCAGGGCTACGGCCTGGCCTGGGCCGACCTGGCCGGTGGCCGCTTCCTGGTCAATGAAGTGGAAACCGACGACGCCCTGGAAGCCGAACTGGCGCGCCTGGAACCAGCCGAGCTGCTGGTGCCCGACGAGGAGAACTGGCCGGAGTTCCTGCGCCAGCGCACCGGTGTACGTCGCCGTGCACCGTGGCTGTTCGATGCCGACAGCGGCCGCCGCCAGCTGCTGAACTTCTTCAAGCTGCATGACCTGAGCGGCTTCGGCATCGACGACAAGCCGCGCGCCACGGCGGCAGCCGGCGCCCTGCTCGGCTATGTCGAGGAAACCCAGAAGCAGCGCCTGCCGCACCTGACCTCGATCGCGATGGAAACCGCCGGCGAGGCGATCGCGATGAACGCCGCCACCCGTCGCCACCTGGAACTGGATACGCGCGTCGACGGTGATACCCGCAACACCCTGCTGGGCGTGCTCGACAGCACGGTGACGCCGATGGGCGGCCGCCTGCTGCGGCGCTGGCTGCATCGTCCGCTGCGCCTGCGCGAGGTGCTGGTGCAGCGCCACCATGCGGTGGAAACCCTGATCGATCGCGGCAGCGACGCCGACATCCGCGAGCAGTTCCGCCGCCTGGGCGACCTGGAACGCATCCTCACCCGCGTGGCGCTGCGCTCGGCGCGCCCGCGCGATTTCTCCACCCTGCGCGACGGCCTGGGCCTGCTGCCAGCGGTGCGCGAGGTGCTGGCGCCGCTGGACTCGCCGCGCCTGCAGGCCCTGCACGCTGCATTGGGCGAACACGACGAGTGTGCGCACCTGCTGGCCAGTGCCATCGCCGACATGCCACCGCTGAAGCTCAGCGATGGCGGCGTGCTGGCCGATGGCTTCGATGAAGAGCTCGACGAGCTGCGCCGCCTGTCCACCCATGCCGACCAGTTCCTGGTCGACCTGGAACAGCGCGAGCGCGAGAGCAGCGGCATCGCCACCCTGAAGGTGGGCTACAACCGCGTGCACGGTTACTACATCGAGATCAGCAAGGGCCAGTCCGACCGCGCGCCGGTGCACTACACCCGCCGCCAGACGCTGACCAATGCCGAGCGCTACATCACCGAAGAACTGAAGGCGTTCGAAGACAAGGTGCTGTCCGCGCGCGACCGTTCACTGTCGCGCGAGAAGTACCTGTACGAGCAGCTGCTGGATACGCTCGGCGGGCAGCTGGAGCCGTTGAAGCAGTGCGCCGCCGCGCTGAGCGAACTGGACGTGCTGGCCGCATTCGCAGAGCGTGCGCAGGCGCTGGACTGGTCGCGCCCGGAGCTGCAGGCCGAGCCCTGCCTGAAGATCGAACGTGGCCGCCATCCGGTGGTCGAGGCGGTGCGCGAGCAGCCCTTCGAACCGAACGACCTGGACCTGCATCCGGACCGTCGCATGCTGGTGATCACCGGCCCGAACATGGGCGGTAAATCGACCTACATGCGGCAGAGCGCGCTGATCGTGCTGCTGGCCCACATCGGCAGCTTCGTGCCGGCCAGCCGTGCGCTGATCGGGCCGATCGACCGCATCCTGACCCGCATCGGTGCCGGCGACGACCTCGCGCGCGGGCAGTCGACCTTCATGGTCGAGATGGCCGAGACCAGCTACATCCTGCACCACGCCACCGCGCATTCGCTGGTGCTGATGGACGAGATCGGCCGTGGCACCTCCACCTACGACGGCCTGGCACTGGCCGACGCGGTCGCCCGCCACCTCGCCTACCAGAACCGCTGCTACACGCTGTTCGCCACCCACTACTTCGAGCTGACCGCGCTGGCCGACGAACAGCACGAGGGCGGCCGCAGCGGCATCGCCAACGTGCACCTGGACGCGGTCGAGCATGGCGAGGCACTGGTGTTCATGCACGCGGTGAAGGATGGCCCGGCCAACCGCAGCTTCGGCCTGCAGGTGGCCGCGCTGGCCGGCCTGCCTCGTGCGACCGTGGCGCAGGCTCGCCGTCGCCTGGCCGAGCTGGAGCAGCGTGGCGGTGAAAGCCATGCCGCCGAATTGGCACCGCACGCACTGGATGCACCGCAGCAGTTCGGCCTGTTCGCCGCCCCGACCAGCAAGGCACAGGAAGCGCTGGCCGCGATCGATCCGGACGAGCTGACCCCGAAGCAGGCGCTGGAAGCCCTGTATCGGCTGAAGGCGCTGCTGTAA
- a CDS encoding glycoside hydrolase family 5 protein produces MRLRRSLLCLTLATAVPASAADITFWDMPQRGGNSFNEAPPDRAYFQALRDTGATWVRLSPDKWKSAGGRDFLMGDADDYQGLVQADVTTLRRALDDANAAGLKVVLVPLSLPLLRWKQKNDGKVDPRLWQSFDNHVPARRFWNDLAKALKGHPALAAYNLINEPVPEYGAGLAEHASAEAMRQWYTGVQDGPRDLRRFYSELIASIRAVDADMPLMLDAGWYAAADGFNYWPAPLADAKLLYSVHMYEPYAATSAPNQKRTTPYRYPGVVPFGEHSERWDATRVRSYLQQPMDWAKTHGVGANRIVVGEFGCMRRWPDCQRYLQDVLQVLEQEKVHWAFYAFREDAWDGMDYELGDGPLPWSYWQAQEKGKTVAPPRSMQAPLFAPILERLKAGNR; encoded by the coding sequence ATGCGCCTGCGCCGCAGCCTGCTGTGCCTGACCCTCGCCACTGCCGTCCCGGCGTCCGCCGCCGACATCACCTTCTGGGATATGCCGCAGCGCGGTGGCAACAGCTTCAACGAAGCACCACCTGACCGTGCCTATTTCCAGGCGTTGCGTGACACCGGCGCGACCTGGGTACGGCTGAGCCCGGACAAGTGGAAAAGTGCCGGCGGCCGCGATTTCCTGATGGGCGACGCCGACGATTACCAAGGGCTGGTGCAGGCGGATGTGACGACCCTGCGCCGCGCGCTGGATGACGCCAATGCCGCGGGCCTGAAGGTGGTGCTGGTGCCGCTGTCGCTGCCCCTGCTGCGCTGGAAGCAGAAGAATGATGGCAAGGTCGACCCGCGCCTGTGGCAATCCTTCGACAACCACGTTCCCGCGCGGCGCTTCTGGAACGACCTCGCCAAGGCATTGAAGGGCCATCCCGCGCTGGCCGCCTACAACCTGATCAACGAACCGGTTCCCGAATACGGTGCTGGCCTGGCCGAGCATGCTTCAGCAGAGGCCATGCGCCAGTGGTACACCGGTGTGCAGGACGGGCCGCGCGATCTGCGTCGTTTCTATTCGGAACTGATCGCCAGCATCCGCGCGGTCGATGCGGACATGCCGTTGATGCTGGATGCCGGCTGGTACGCCGCTGCCGACGGTTTCAACTACTGGCCGGCGCCGCTGGCAGACGCGAAACTCCTGTACAGCGTGCACATGTATGAGCCGTATGCCGCCACCAGCGCGCCAAACCAGAAGCGCACCACGCCGTATCGCTACCCGGGCGTGGTGCCGTTTGGCGAGCACAGCGAACGCTGGGATGCCACGCGTGTGCGCAGTTACCTGCAGCAGCCGATGGACTGGGCGAAGACGCATGGCGTGGGGGCCAACCGCATTGTGGTGGGCGAGTTCGGTTGCATGCGGCGCTGGCCCGACTGCCAGCGCTACCTGCAGGATGTGCTGCAGGTGCTGGAGCAGGAAAAGGTGCATTGGGCGTTCTACGCCTTCCGCGAGGATGCCTGGGATGGCATGGACTACGAGCTGGGCGACGGGCCGCTGCCGTGGTCGTACTGGCAGGCGCAGGAGAAGGGGAAGACCGTGGCACCGCCGCGTTCGATGCAGGCGCCGTTGTTCGCACCGATCCTGGAGCGGCTGAAGGCAGGCAACCGGTAA
- a CDS encoding DUF937 domain-containing protein yields the protein MSLTDELLSKLQGAPLQQVSQQLGISDTQASGAISAALPVLMGALGNNASQPQGAQALLGALQNNHSGLDLGSVLGSVLGGGGGGAASDGAGILGHIFGGSQQKVETGLAQATQLDSGRTSQLLQILAPIVMAFLAQRLGGGQADAGSLSQALGQEKQQVQQQGGLAGGLLGSLLDQDGDGQLGVGDLLKLGGNLLGGKR from the coding sequence ATGAGCCTGACCGATGAACTTCTCTCCAAACTGCAGGGCGCCCCGCTGCAGCAGGTGTCGCAGCAGCTCGGCATCAGCGACACCCAGGCCTCCGGTGCGATCAGTGCCGCACTGCCGGTGCTGATGGGCGCGCTGGGCAACAACGCCTCGCAGCCACAGGGCGCCCAGGCGCTGCTCGGCGCACTGCAGAACAACCACAGTGGGCTGGACCTGGGCAGCGTGCTCGGTTCGGTACTGGGCGGCGGTGGCGGTGGTGCCGCCAGTGACGGTGCAGGCATCCTCGGCCACATCTTCGGCGGCAGCCAGCAGAAGGTGGAAACCGGCCTGGCCCAGGCCACCCAGCTCGACAGCGGCCGCACCAGCCAGCTGCTGCAGATCCTCGCCCCGATCGTGATGGCCTTCCTCGCCCAGCGCCTCGGCGGTGGCCAGGCCGATGCCGGCTCGCTCAGCCAGGCGCTGGGCCAGGAGAAGCAGCAGGTGCAGCAGCAGGGCGGTCTCGCCGGTGGTCTGCTTGGCAGCCTGCTGGACCAGGACGGCGATGGCCAGCTGGGTGTGGGCGACCTGCTGAAGCTGGGCGGCAACCTGCTCGGTGGCAAGCGCTGA